A single genomic interval of Alistipes provencensis harbors:
- a CDS encoding DEAD/DEAH box helicase family protein, which translates to MIAAPTVNLIKNKMQEHPDLLGVYGGVTNQEIADYLKAHDRWKIMATYDAIPRIADVAGAEIYSKAFLLVDEYHRLLFDYSFRHSAIAGLLEQAPRFASKTYLSATPIEHEFLLDELQTMPQTKII; encoded by the coding sequence TTGATTGCTGCGCCGACGGTCAATCTTATCAAGAACAAGATGCAGGAACACCCCGACCTTTTAGGCGTTTACGGGGGTGTTACGAATCAAGAGATTGCCGACTATCTGAAAGCCCACGACCGCTGGAAGATTATGGCCACCTATGATGCAATCCCCCGTATCGCGGATGTCGCGGGTGCAGAGATTTACAGCAAGGCATTTCTATTGGTGGATGAATACCACCGCTTGTTATTCGATTATTCATTCCGCCATTCCGCGATTGCTGGACTATTGGAACAAGCACCCCGTTTCGCAAGCAAGACCTATCTTTCGGCAACGCCTATCGAACATGAGTTTCTATTGGACGAGTTACAGACCATGCCGCAAACGAAAATCATCTGA
- a CDS encoding site-specific integrase, which translates to MKANIEVICYKYKPLKDGTLPLMLRVTKDRKRKYVSLGLSLHEKFWDFEKGKPKRNCPNKEQIERLIAAKTAEYNDLIVEMTSQQREYTVETLVSHFHNQVRCATVVELYDKLIDDMKRGGKLGNAGVYKYSRTSLLKFTGQRLQIPFSDIDAVWLRRYENWLRTSGCGDTTISQLFRTLRSVFNKAIELQLVKRDYYPFDAYKVSKFDTRTKKRAITKEDVRKVIALDLSQGYPSERLARDIFVFSYFGAGINFADIALLKYGNIRDGRVQYVRKKTGKPINFLLTEEMRNIIAKYQRQGQTDEDYIFPILDRRVHRTEQQRYDRTHKVLTNTNRWLRKIGQRVGIEHLTTYVARHTFATVLKRSGVSVALISESLGHSDLSTTQIYLDSFENSQIDAAMQHLL; encoded by the coding sequence ATGAAAGCAAACATCGAGGTCATTTGTTACAAGTACAAACCTCTCAAAGACGGAACGCTTCCTTTAATGCTCCGAGTTACGAAAGACCGCAAACGCAAATACGTTTCGCTCGGCCTTTCCCTGCACGAAAAGTTTTGGGATTTCGAGAAAGGCAAGCCTAAACGAAATTGTCCCAATAAGGAGCAAATTGAACGGCTGATAGCCGCAAAAACGGCGGAATACAACGATTTGATTGTCGAAATGACCTCCCAGCAACGTGAATACACGGTGGAAACGCTCGTGTCTCATTTTCATAACCAAGTCCGTTGCGCGACGGTGGTCGAATTGTACGATAAACTGATTGACGACATGAAACGCGGCGGAAAACTCGGCAATGCAGGTGTTTACAAATACTCCCGTACATCGTTGCTGAAATTCACGGGGCAGCGGTTGCAAATTCCGTTCAGCGATATTGATGCCGTGTGGTTGCGCCGTTACGAGAACTGGTTACGGACGAGTGGTTGCGGTGATACGACCATCAGCCAACTCTTTCGCACGTTGCGTAGCGTGTTCAACAAGGCGATAGAATTGCAGTTGGTGAAACGGGACTATTACCCGTTCGATGCTTATAAAGTCAGCAAATTCGATACGCGAACGAAGAAACGGGCCATCACGAAAGAGGACGTGCGCAAGGTTATTGCACTCGATTTGTCGCAAGGCTATCCATCCGAACGATTGGCACGGGATATTTTCGTGTTCAGCTATTTCGGAGCGGGGATTAACTTTGCGGACATCGCCCTGCTGAAATACGGCAACATACGGGACGGACGGGTGCAATACGTTCGCAAGAAAACGGGCAAGCCGATTAATTTCCTGCTGACGGAAGAAATGCGGAATATCATTGCCAAATACCAGCGACAAGGGCAGACGGATGAAGATTACATTTTCCCGATACTCGACCGCCGTGTGCATAGAACGGAGCAGCAGAGATATGACCGAACGCACAAGGTGCTGACGAACACGAATCGCTGGTTGCGTAAAATTGGACAGCGGGTCGGCATCGAACATCTGACTACCTATGTCGCTCGGCATACGTTCGCTACGGTCTTGAAAAGGTCAGGCGTAAGCGTAGCCCTCATTTCCGAATCATTGGGACATTCCGACCTATCCACCACTCAAATCTACCTCGATAGCTTTGAGAACTCGCAGATAGATGCGGCTATGCAGCATTTATTGTAG
- a CDS encoding DUF1573 domain-containing protein, with amino-acid sequence MSAKRIILLIIAAFAAFSASAQARLVFEPDTWDFGTIRESDGRVSHTFTGVNRGDKPLVILDVVTSCGCTVPEFSRQPITPGGKTQVTVTYDPMNRPGTFTKELWVYSNERKKVASITVQGNVTPREKSLEELYPVDAGGGLRLATTLSAFSYIYQGRQVQGSIGYANASDRTVRLSLRPQGESGLLRVDAPQRIAPGQRGEINLSYLIPADKPRYGTLRDALEVAVDGRSNGTTIVAHGIGVDARPADATQKAPRAEFSENILKFGPVKQTGPRQKLSFTLSNTGDAPLIVRAVEGEGHVATTLSPGRTVAPGDSFRAEVLLDPATQDFGVLTEHLVVVTNDPVRPMRRLRITAIIED; translated from the coding sequence ATGTCAGCAAAACGAATCATACTCCTCATTATCGCGGCGTTCGCCGCTTTTTCCGCCTCCGCTCAGGCACGTCTGGTCTTCGAACCCGACACATGGGATTTCGGCACCATCCGCGAGAGCGACGGCCGCGTCAGCCATACCTTCACGGGCGTCAACCGCGGCGACAAGCCGCTGGTGATCCTCGACGTAGTGACCTCCTGCGGCTGCACGGTGCCCGAATTCTCGCGCCAGCCCATCACTCCGGGCGGCAAGACGCAGGTCACCGTCACATATGATCCCATGAACCGCCCCGGCACCTTCACCAAGGAGCTGTGGGTCTACTCCAACGAGCGGAAGAAGGTCGCCTCGATCACCGTGCAGGGCAACGTCACGCCGCGCGAAAAGAGCCTCGAGGAGCTCTACCCGGTCGATGCCGGCGGGGGCCTGCGGCTGGCCACGACGCTCAGCGCCTTCTCCTATATATATCAGGGCCGGCAGGTGCAGGGGTCGATCGGCTATGCCAACGCCTCGGACCGCACCGTCCGGCTCTCGCTGCGTCCGCAGGGCGAGAGCGGCCTGCTCCGGGTAGACGCCCCGCAGCGCATCGCGCCGGGCCAGCGGGGCGAGATCAACCTCTCCTACCTCATCCCGGCCGACAAGCCCCGCTACGGCACCCTGCGCGATGCGCTGGAAGTCGCGGTCGACGGCCGCAGCAACGGTACGACGATCGTGGCGCACGGTATCGGCGTCGATGCGCGGCCTGCCGACGCGACACAAAAGGCCCCGAGGGCCGAATTTTCGGAAAATATCCTTAAATTTGGCCCGGTGAAGCAGACGGGACCGCGGCAGAAGCTGTCGTTCACGCTTTCGAACACGGGCGACGCGCCGCTGATCGTCCGGGCCGTGGAGGGCGAAGGACACGTCGCCACGACACTCTCGCCGGGCCGGACGGTGGCCCCGGGAGATTCGTTCCGGGCCGAGGTGCTGCTCGACCCCGCGACGCAGGATTTCGGCGTGCTGACCGAACACCTCGTGGTGGTGACCAACGACCCCGTGCGGCCGATGCGGCGCCTGCGGATCACGGCGATCATTGAAGACTGA
- a CDS encoding sulfide/dihydroorotate dehydrogenase-like FAD/NAD-binding protein, with the protein MYPILEKRSLAEGIWLMKVLAPRVARSAQPGQFVIVRVDEHGERIPLTISDFDAAEGSVTIVTQAIGASTRKICALEQGDALTDFAGPLGHPSEFVKIPVEELRKRHYLFVAGGVGTAPVYPQVKWLREHGVCADVIIGAKTRDMLIYTDAMRAVAENLYIATDDGSEGFKGLVTQVVEELVEKQGRHYDECVAIGPMIMMKFVALTTKKYGLKTTVSLNALMVDGTGMCGACRVTVGGRTRFTCVDGPEFDAHEVDFDEAMRRQGMYRTQEQRAAAIEAERKAGHECRIGLDK; encoded by the coding sequence ATGTACCCCATTCTTGAAAAACGAAGCCTCGCGGAAGGCATCTGGCTGATGAAGGTCCTCGCACCGCGCGTAGCGCGTTCGGCGCAGCCCGGACAGTTCGTCATCGTGCGCGTCGACGAACACGGCGAGCGCATTCCGCTCACGATCTCCGATTTCGACGCCGCGGAGGGCAGCGTGACGATCGTCACGCAGGCCATCGGCGCCTCGACGCGCAAGATATGCGCACTCGAACAGGGCGACGCCCTCACCGACTTCGCAGGGCCGCTGGGCCACCCCTCGGAGTTCGTCAAAATCCCCGTCGAGGAACTTCGCAAACGGCACTACCTCTTCGTGGCGGGCGGAGTGGGCACGGCCCCGGTCTATCCGCAGGTCAAATGGCTCCGGGAACACGGAGTCTGCGCCGACGTCATCATCGGCGCCAAGACGCGCGACATGCTGATTTATACCGATGCCATGCGGGCCGTCGCCGAGAACCTCTACATCGCCACCGACGACGGTTCGGAGGGCTTCAAGGGGCTGGTGACGCAGGTCGTCGAAGAGCTCGTCGAAAAGCAGGGTCGGCATTACGACGAATGCGTGGCCATCGGACCGATGATCATGATGAAGTTCGTGGCCCTCACCACGAAGAAATACGGTCTGAAGACCACCGTGTCGCTCAACGCGCTGATGGTCGACGGCACGGGCATGTGCGGCGCCTGCCGCGTGACGGTCGGCGGACGGACGCGCTTCACATGCGTCGACGGCCCGGAGTTCGACGCCCACGAAGTCGATTTCGACGAGGCGATGCGCCGTCAGGGTATGTACCGCACCCAAGAGCAACGCGCCGCGGCCATCGAGGCCGAGCGCAAGGCGGGACACGAATGTAGGATCGGATTAGACAAGTAA